From the genome of Pirellulaceae bacterium:
TATTTCCGGTACCGGCATCGGTCAACAAATCGTAATAGCCGGCAGCTCCTGAACGAAAAGTCAGGAGATTCTCGCTGGCAATAATCTGATTACAACCATAGGCGCGCGTAATTCTCCATGGCTGCAATTGGCCGGTCAATGGATTCTTGATCATACGTGGCTGACCTGTGCGAATATCAAACGCACCGGCGGATTGTGAGTATGCGTTGGTGTTGGTCAGAATCCACTGATGATGCAAGATGCACGGGCCGCTGTAGGACAGATCGTCCTGCGCCCATTGCAGCGACCCGGTAGCGGCTTGATAGACGCGCATTCCTTTGCCAATTTCGTCGGCCAGCCGATCGCTGCCGCGTGCGCCAGCTTGTAATAGCAAATCGTACTCTTGCGAATATCCTAACCACGTACCGACCACATGTTCGCGAACCTCCCAGAGGCCCTGTCCGGTTTGTGCATCCAACGCCAGGATGCGATTGGATTGGCTGTTCAATTGTCCACGGCGTTTCAAAGCTTCCTCGATTTGTGCCGGATGGCGATCGAGGCAGTACACCTTGCCACCGCCGGCCACGATGCCGTTGTGCCAAAAGCTGTGCTGAGCGTCGACGCGCCACAGCAGCTGACCACTATGCCGGTCAAATGCCAGCAGTGCACGACTGGCGGCGCGATCTAAACTCTTGGAACCGAAGGCTGCCTTGTTGCCTTTAAGGAGCTTGTCTCCATCGATTTCCAGACCTAGACGCTGACGATACTTTGCAAACCCCAACCCACCCAGCAGCACGTTGTCGTAGACTCCGATAAAACCCCATTCCAGCTGGTCGCCTGCCTCGTCCGTTGGCATGCTGATCTGACCTCTATCTTGGCCCGATGCTGCGTCCAGTATCTTGCAGGTGTTGCCCATCACCAAGTAAATGCGATCCTCGGTGACAACGTAATTCGTGCCGCGGGCGTTGGCCCCGGGAATGTGAACTTGGTTGTACTTTGTATCCAGTGGCGCATCTTCGTAGGTTTGATCATAGTACACATCAAATGTCCCTAAATCGTCGAAGTCGCGATGCCACAACACACGACCGGTATACACATCACGAGCACTGAGGCAATTATGTCCCTGAATGACTAAGCGGCCGGCGACTACTTGTTGCGGAGGACCATGGCCATGCCTGGGCAAAACATCCAAATTGCTGTTGCCGCCAAACCACAAGATTCCCAGCGGCATTTTCACTCGACTGTCATCTGACTTTACTGAATTGGCGATGTCACCATGCTGATGCGTCCAGTCCGCTGAACCAGGCAAAGGACCCACGCGTCGGACCACAACCGCGTTGGGATGAATTGTTAGCTGCGCCTGCTCCAATTGCAACTTGCTGAGGTGCTCGGCGGTTTGCTGTATCAGCGCAGCATCAGACCGTTCTATCAGCATAGCTCCTCCGAATGGTCGTACTGCTGAATACACGGCCTGGATGTCGGCGTCGGACCACTGGCTCGCCAGTTCTTCCGAAACGAATACGCTATGCGCAATATTTTGTGGCGGAGAGAAGCTGCGGGGAACGGAGCAGTGCACAGTGATTTTCGTCCCATAAGCCCCAAGAGCATCCAATTGCCGTCGCGCAGCATCGACGCGCTGCGGATTCGAATCGACAACGGCCAGCTGCACAAACGGACTAATCTGAGCCCAAGCCGCAATGAAAGCTGGGTCACACTCTCCGAACCAAAACGCATAGCCTTCGCCATTGGTCTGTGCAATCATGTGTTGTACACGCACGACTGCGGCTTCAATGGACTGTGGCTCGGCTGGCTGGGTTGTGGCTGACCTCTTAGTCGTCGTCTGCTCGCTCACTGCCGAAGTTGCTGGCTGGCCATAAGCATAGATCGTCCCTGATTCGGAAACAGCCAATAGCTTGTGATCGGCGACCAGCAGCCGGCCAATATTCTCGGGCGCTGTAAACTGCCGAACGATTTGGCCACCAGTCAATTTCCCGCTAGCCACTTCAGGCAGGCCAATGACTGTCACCGTCTGCTGGTCGGCTGCAATCAAGTGCTGGCCGGCGAGAATCAAGTCGGACATGGCTGGAGCGTTGATGTTCCACACGGAATCACGATACTTATCGTCATTCAGGTTAGCGGGATAAGCCCTAATCAGGGATTGATCCGATGATGAATAAGCAGCAAACAGAAAGTCTCCCCAAATGACTGGCTGGTTCGGCATAAAGGCCGTTTTGACTCCGGTCTCGATGTTAAATGCGCGCGTTCCGATATGCCGCGTATGCAGGTAGAAATGAACTGCGTCGGCTGCCACAAACGAGCCTCCGCTGCCTTTTCCGCCAGCTTCGATTTCAAAGTACTTGAACCGACCATCCGCGCGCTCAAAAACGGCAGGCACACTGCGGCCACCGGGCACAATTAGATAGTTTTCCGTGGCCAGTAGTGCACCTTGTGGAGCGACACCCGCAAACGAAGGAGCGCTATGTGGCTGTTTGATGTATTGCGCCCCAGTGCTGTCGTTGACCCACCGCAATTGTCCATTCTCAGCATTCAATGCATAGATAAAGGTGCCCATAAATGGCCAAATACTCGCCGCAAAATAGACGGTGTCATCGCGTACCACGGGACCGCCTCGCGCTGGCCAAGCTGACGTCAGCCGCCGATTTCCCAACGCGTGTTGTCGGCCTGGCGCACCGCTGAACCGCCAAAGCAATTGGCCATCTTCGGCGCGCAGGCAGTATAAAAAGCCGTCATCGCTGCACACCAGGACGCGATCGCGCCAGCCAACCGGGGGCAAACGAATCGGAGCCTCAGCAAAAAAGGTCCACAGCGGCTGGCCACTGGCGGTGTCCACTGCCAACAACTTGTCTTGATCGTTGAATCCGACGAACATCCTGCCGTCCATAACGATCGGCTCGAAGATTCGATCGTAGGGCATCAAATCCTGATTCAGTGGGTCATCCCACACCGGCTCGCGTGGCGCCTGCTGCATGCTCCACAACAGCTGCAAATCGTCTGGCAACTGATTGGGCGAAGCCGCCGAGCGCTGAGCGTCGTAACGCCACATCGGCCAATTCTCAGCCGCGCGGCTAACGGAAGTCCACCCGGCGATCAACAGCCCGCAACTAGCAGCTATGCGGTGAATCGTGTTTACACAGTCGAACATGCAATCGGCCTCTTTGAGTTTTGTAGCCACGTTCGCCAGAACGCAGGTGGTTATCGTGAGTGATCACCAAACGCATCCACGTTTGGCGGAAGCAGCAATCGCTGGTTGTGGGCGAACCATAGATACGCGCCCACAGCCTACTTTTTCTTGCCCGGAGGGATCGTCAGCAGTTGCGGCGTCGACTGCTCAGCAGGAATCGGATTGCTAACCAGCGTACTGCCCACCGCAGCATCCCAGTCAAAATCTAGCAACAGATCAAACCCTGGATTTTGTTCTTTGACCTGACAGGAACACGGTCCGATGATGAATTTCGAGGCGATGTGAATCACTTCACCTGCAATTCCTTTACCGACCAGCGCGTAGAGTACGATGCCGCGACCAAACACCGGAAAGGCGATCGGTTCATCGGGGTAATCGCGCAAGTCTTCCTCGCTGTTCAGCAAACAGTCAATCAGGAACTTCTCGGCGGGATCCTGACGACTCACCGTAATCACCGAGAAGGCAAGACGCAACTTGATCTTGGTTTGTTCCAAGACTTGCGGTTCCACTTCCAGTGCATCCGCTGTGGGCAGCTCCAGCTTCTGTGCATCGGCTTCCAATTGCTGCTCAAGCGTGTTGAGCGCCTGAGCGTCTTTTTGAGCGTCTCCCGACTGAACCAGTATCCAAACAGCGGATTGGCCATCGGTTAATCGTCGCGTGAGCTCGCGGCGCACCGGTGAATTCAGCACATAGCTGACGCCTTCAGCGGTCAGTGGACAGGCATGCGCTTGTTGATCTAAGGACGACCTTTTGGGATATAGCGTTACCAGGATGGGCGCTTTGTCGGGCTGGCTGTAAGTCTTCCATAGTTCCAAAATACTTGGATCGCTTGTGTTGGTGATGTCGACCTGCTGAACATCAACGACGGAGGGGCGATCGCTATTGCCGCTCAGTCTCGAGATTTCTTGCGCCAAGTCGCTGGCTAGCGGACCATGACTGAGGGCCAGCACGCGGTAACGATCAGGATTCCAACGTTCGAGGGCATAGCGGAACACCGGGACTTGACAGGCCACTGCAATACTGAGCAGACTCAACCAAGCGCAGACCAAAATCAACGCAACTCGACCATAATACCCATTGCTTCTAATCATAGAATCACGCCATGTTAAGTAGCTATCCTCGCCAGTGAGTGGGGCCATGCCTTGCCACGGTCTGGCGACCCTGGGCTACGCAAAACCTCTCACGACCACAGCTGCGGCAAACTGGTTTCCAACCCTCGCGTTTCCGCTCAAATGCTGGCCTCGAAACTTACCCAAAACATTGTACACACCGCCTTAGGTGGGCGGTAGTTGCGGAGTCTGGGCTGGCCTACAGGCCGGACAATCGAAACAGACTGACGGGACAGGTCTGTTTTTGACTCGTCCCGTCAGTGTAGGCAGACGACAGATGGGGTCAGCCCAATTTAGATGGAATGCAGTTGATTCACTTCAATTGATTGGCGACCGAGTTCGATGCACCCCATTTACCTTGACCATGCTACGACCACGCCCGTGTTGGCCAGCGTCCGTGATAGCATGCTACCGTTCTTAGGTGATCTATATGGTCATCCGTCCAGCAACCACTGGAGCGGTCGGGCTGCTGCAGAAGCGATCGAGGATGCGCGAAGCCATCTGGCCAGCCTGCTGGACTGTCACCCTAATGAAATTATCTTTACGTCTGGCGGCACCGAAAGCATCAATCTTGGACTCTTAGGGGTCGCTCGGGCCATCGGCCCAGCTATCGATGCTCCACACTGCATTATTTCCAATCTGGAACATGCGGCCGTCCGACAGACATGTGCGCAAATGGAGCGCGAAGGCTGGCAGGTATCGATCGTGCGCTGCAATCGTCACGGGCTGGTGGAACCCGATCAAGTGGAAGAAGTCCTGTGTTCTCAGACGCGCATCGTCTCGATCACTCACGCTAGCCACCAGCTCGGCACCGTCCAACCGATCGCTGATATCTCCAAGCTATGTTTTGACAGAGACATCCTACTACACACCGACGCCTCGCAAACGGTGGGCAAGATCGACTGCCGCACAACTCAGTTGAATGTTGACCTGTTG
Proteins encoded in this window:
- a CDS encoding PQQ-binding-like beta-propeller repeat protein translates to MFDCVNTIHRIAASCGLLIAGWTSVSRAAENWPMWRYDAQRSAASPNQLPDDLQLLWSMQQAPREPVWDDPLNQDLMPYDRIFEPIVMDGRMFVGFNDQDKLLAVDTASGQPLWTFFAEAPIRLPPVGWRDRVLVCSDDGFLYCLRAEDGQLLWRFSGAPGRQHALGNRRLTSAWPARGGPVVRDDTVYFAASIWPFMGTFIYALNAENGQLRWVNDSTGAQYIKQPHSAPSFAGVAPQGALLATENYLIVPGGRSVPAVFERADGRFKYFEIEAGGKGSGGSFVAADAVHFYLHTRHIGTRAFNIETGVKTAFMPNQPVIWGDFLFAAYSSSDQSLIRAYPANLNDDKYRDSVWNINAPAMSDLILAGQHLIAADQQTVTVIGLPEVASGKLTGGQIVRQFTAPENIGRLLVADHKLLAVSESGTIYAYGQPATSAVSEQTTTKRSATTQPAEPQSIEAAVVRVQHMIAQTNGEGYAFWFGECDPAFIAAWAQISPFVQLAVVDSNPQRVDAARRQLDALGAYGTKITVHCSVPRSFSPPQNIAHSVFVSEELASQWSDADIQAVYSAVRPFGGAMLIERSDAALIQQTAEHLSKLQLEQAQLTIHPNAVVVRRVGPLPGSADWTHQHGDIANSVKSDDSRVKMPLGILWFGGNSNLDVLPRHGHGPPQQVVAGRLVIQGHNCLSARDVYTGRVLWHRDFDDLGTFDVYYDQTYEDAPLDTKYNQVHIPGANARGTNYVVTEDRIYLVMGNTCKILDAASGQDRGQISMPTDEAGDQLEWGFIGVYDNVLLGGLGFAKYRQRLGLEIDGDKLLKGNKAAFGSKSLDRAASRALLAFDRHSGQLLWRVDAQHSFWHNGIVAGGGKVYCLDRHPAQIEEALKRRGQLNSQSNRILALDAQTGQGLWEVREHVVGTWLGYSQEYDLLLQAGARGSDRLADEIGKGMRVYQAATGSLQWAQDDLSYSGPCILHHQWILTNTNAYSQSAGAFDIRTGQPRMIKNPLTGQLQPWRITRAYGCNQIIASENLLTFRSGAAGYYDLLTDAGTGNIGGFKSGCTSNLIVANGVLNAPDYTRTCSCAYQNQTSLALVHMPDVDVWATNLTATLADADTAIESVGINFGAPGDRRDEDGVLWIEYPHSSGDPPPLSIRLNEGVRFVQQHSSAFLGADNSWVLSSGAVGATHLRIGLITQIQSRPAKSGSRPKESDSDDELPAEVASVTAEVTDSTNNQSVAAHAYDIELYFGTTSELHDGGLPPSFEVRLTDVNQSQQVTMKSTALTAGLDQIQQPAATRSGLHAHCRFENVLLSKELNIELVAKPGNVVISGVRLVRTNKPR
- a CDS encoding cysteine desulfurase encodes the protein MHPIYLDHATTTPVLASVRDSMLPFLGDLYGHPSSNHWSGRAAAEAIEDARSHLASLLDCHPNEIIFTSGGTESINLGLLGVARAIGPAIDAPHCIISNLEHAAVRQTCAQMEREGWQVSIVRCNRHGLVEPDQVEEVLCSQTRIVSITHASHQLGTVQPIADISKLCFDRDILLHTDASQTVGKIDCRTTQLNVDLLSLSGHKFHAPKGIGALYVRLGVPLENMLHGEGHEAGLRPGTPNVAAIAGLGQAAKLAQAGLVASIERLSALSKNFHEQLQTLIGRPVRWLCDSSERLPGIMALEFPGVTAHQLQHRLPEICLGPTFTDNGKRTTPQTDAWAALGLTESQIASVVRISIGWTTSQEELDRAAPMIASAYDSLLSDLSISDC